Proteins from one Ipomoea triloba cultivar NCNSP0323 chromosome 1, ASM357664v1 genomic window:
- the LOC116023294 gene encoding receptor protein kinase CLAVATA1-like, whose translation MSATKINLFSFFFLFSMIHGYYSDLDVLLKMKESMVGRGSSGLGDWAAGNSSSGAVHCSFSGVACDSDSRVVSLNISNVPLYGTLPPEIGLLDRLVNLTLVSDNLTGPLPLEMAKLSAVRFVNLSANAFGGDFPREVLLGMVELEVFDVYNNDFTGNLPVEFVKLRKLKVLKLGGNFFTGKIPEAYSEIKSLRSLGLQGNSLTGIIPPSLAKLPNLEELCLGYFNTYEGGIPPELGSVTTLRLLDLGGCNLSGEIPPELGNLKLLHTLFLQMNNLTGRIPAELSGLESLMSLDLSINALTGEIPEGFAQLKNMTLINLFRNKFHGAIPAFIGDYPNLEVLQVWGNNFTFELPENLGRNGRLKMMDLASNRFTGRIPKDLCMGGRLKTLILMENFFFGPVPEELGNCKSLTRVRMMKNFLNGTIPPGFFALPSLDLLELRDNYFSGELPTEFSAKNLTSLSLSNNWLAGKIPPALGNLRNLVTLSLGSNRFVGEIPVQISELQRLVTLDLSGNNLSGEIPASITQCKELYSVDLSGNNLTGEIPKQISKLRSLNALNLSQNQLGGAIPSELGVMQSLTVLDLSYNDFSGRRPINGQLKFFNDRLFAGNPRLCSLHATYCPSASSPGSHKNHTSKMLIAMVILVTVALFLAVVWVIIRTERMKRSKTFKLTAFQKLDFKAKDVLECLKEENVIGKGGAGTVYRGSMVNGMDVAIKKIVGRGTGNHQDRGFTAEIQTLGRIRHRNIVRLLGYVMNNETNLLLYEYMSNGSLGEMLHGSKGGHLQWETRYRIAVEAAKGLCYLHHDCSPSIIHRDVKSNNILLDSDYEAHVADFGLAKFLHDADASECMSSVAGSYGYIAPEYAYTLKVDQKSDVYSFGVVLLELIAGRKPVGEFGDGVDIVRWVRKTISELSQPSDAAAVLAVVDSRLKGYPLQGVINLFKVAMLCVEDESRDRPTMREVVHMLTNPPDSTATILPL comes from the exons ATGTCTGCGACAAAGATTAATCTTTTCTcgtttttcttcttgttttcgATGATTCATGGCTATTACTCAGATCTCGACGTGCTGTTGAAGATGAAAGAATCCATGGTCGGACGGGGGAGTTCCGGGCTGGGTGATTGGGCTGCCGGGAACTCCTCGTCTGGTGCCGTGCATTGCTCCTTCTCCGGGGTTGCATGCGACAGCGATTCACGTGTGGTTTCCTTAAACATTTCGAATGTTCCGCTCTACGGTACTCTCCCGCCGGAGATAGGGCTTTTGGATAGGCTTGTGAACTTGACTCTTGTTTCCGACAACCTCACCGGCCCGCTCCCGTTGGAGATGGCGAAGCTCTCGGCCGTTAGATTCGTTAATCTGTCGGCCAACGCTTTCGGCGGGGATTTCCCGCGGGAAGTTTTGCTTGGCATGGTGGAGCTCGAAGTTTTTGACGTTTATAACAACGACTTCACCGGGAACCTTCCCGTCGAGTTTGTGAAGCTTAGAAAGCTGAAGGTTTTGAAACTTGGGGGCAATTTCTTCACCGGGAAGATACCGGAAGCTTACTCGGAGATTAAGAGTTTGCGGAGCTTAGGTTTACAAGGAAACTCGCTTACCGGTATAATACCTCCGAGCCTGGCTAAGCTTCCTAACCTAGAAGAGCTTTGCCTCGGCTATTTCAATACGTATGAAGGCGGCATTCCTCCGGAGCTCGGTTCCGTTACCACTCTCCGACTTTTGGATCTCGGCGGGTGTAACCTTTCCGGCGAAATTCCGCCGGAGCTCGGGAATTTGAAGCTGTTGCATACTCTGTTTCTGCAAATGAACAATCTGACTGGTCGGATTCCGGCGGAGTTATCCGGTTTGGAGAGTTTAATGTCGCTGGACCTTTCCATCAACGCACTTACCGGCGAAATTCCGGAAGGTTTTGCTCAACTGAAGAATATGACGCTGATAAACCTGTTCCGGAACAAGTTCCACGGCGCAATTCCGGCGTTTATAGGCGATTATCCAAACCTCGAAGTTTTGCAGGTTTGGGGCAACAATTTCACGTTCGAATTGCCGGAAAATCTGGGCCGGAACGGCCGGTTAAAGATGATGGACCTTGCTTCGAACCGGTTCACCGGTAGAATACCAAAAGACTTGTGTATGGGAGGGAGGttgaaaacattaattttaatggaGAATTTCTTCTTTGGACCGGTTCCTGAAGAACTCGGAAACTGCAAATCATTGACTCGGGTTCGTATGATGAAGAACTTCCTCAACGGAACAATTCCTCCCGGATTCTTCGCTTTACCCTCTCTTGATCTGCTCGAGCTCCGGGACAACTACTTCTCCGGCGAGCTTCCGACGGAATTTTCAGCCAAGAATCTCACCAGTCTTTCCCTCTCCAACAACTGGCTCGCCGGGAAAATCCCTCCTGCTCTAGGAAACCTAAGGAATCTAGTTACATTATCTCTCGGTTCCAACAGATTCGTCGGAGAAATCCCGGTTCAAATTTCGGAATTACAGAGGCTGGTAACGTTGGATTTGAGTGGCAACAATCTCTCCGGCGAAATTCCGGCTTCGATCACCCAGTGCAAAGAGCTGTATTCCGTTGATTTGAGCGGCAACAATCTAACCGGTGAAATTCCTAAGCAAATTTCCAAGCTACGCAGCTTGAATGCACTCAACTTATCCCAAAATCAACTCGGAGGCGCAATTCCTAGTGAACTCGGCGTAATGCAGAGCTTGACTGTCTTAGATCTTTCTTACAACGACTTCTCCGGCCGGAGACCCATCAACGGGCAGTTGAAATTCTTCAACGACCGTCTTTTCGCCGGAAATCCAAGACTCTGTTCGCTTCATGCTACATACTGTCCTTCAGCTTCATCCCCAGGCTCTCACAAGAACCACACTTCAAAGATGCTAATAGCTATGGTAATTTTGGTCACGGTTGCGCTATTCTTGGCCGTTGTGTGGGTGATAATTCGAACGGAAAGGATGAAAAGATCCAAAACTTTTAAGCTCACGGCGTTCCAGAAACTGGACTTCAAAGCCAAAGATGTGTTGGAATGCTTGAAGGAGGAGAATGTGATAGGCAAAGGAGGCGCCGGGACTGTCTACAGAGGATCCATGGTAAACGGCATGGACGTGGCGATCAAGAAGATTGTCGGGCGAGGGACTGGCAATCATCAAGATCGCGGCTTCACGGCTGAGATTCAGACTCTGGGGAGAATCAGGCACCGGAATATAGTGAGGTTGCTTGGATATGTTATGAACAATGAGACGAATCTGTTGTTGTATGAGTACATGTCGAATGGGAGCTTAGGGGAGATGTTGCATGGGAGCAAAGGTGGTCATTTGCAGTGGGAGACTCGGTACAGAATAGCTGTAGAAGCGGCGAAGGGGCTGTGTTACTTGCACCACGATTGCTCGCCTTCCATCATTCATAGAGATGTCAAGTCGAATAATATTCTGCTTGACTCAGATTATGAAGCTCACGTTGCAGATTTCGGGCTGGCAAAATTCTTGCATGACGCTGATGCATCCGAGTGCATGTCCTCCGTTGCAGGCTCctatggctacattgcaccag AATACGCGTATACTCTGAAAGTCGACCAAAAGAGTGACGTTTACAGCTTTGGTGTGGTGTTGCTGGAGTTGATTGCAGGGCGTAAGCCGGTGGGTGAGTTTGGAGATGGAGTGGACATAGTAAGGTGGGTGAGGAAGACGATTTCCGAGCTCTCTCAACCGTCGGATGCAGCTGCGGTGCTAGCAGTGGTAGACTCTCGGCTGAAAGGCTACCCGCTGCAGGGCGTGATAAACCTGTTCAAGGTTGCAATGTTGTGCGTTGAGGATGAGAGCCGCGACAGGCCTACCATGCGAGAAGTTGTTCACATGCTAACCAATCCTCCTGATTCCACCGCAACCATCCTCCCTCTGTGA
- the LOC116023305 gene encoding E3 ubiquitin-protein ligase CIP8, whose product MAESPNGTLSQSQPSAGSDPDSLQYWCYHCDKRVSIETIADLPDVICHECKNGFVESIAAVAAPHPATEAAPDQIDEANFSNQFFQVLRLIAQAAREDDTPPPPPSEHADPSDDDYLRVEIGGWDNGDEDEDEDEDVEGRNEDEENQDLDDENRNESDEEDDDDEGDENHGEREEEDFRRRQRDVLRLRLRDLAARAASRRNRILDWAEILMGLEDNSIEFRLQVPEGDGYFGNPGDYVDAAGYEALLQNLAESDNGGRRGAPPASKTAIEALPTVVIKTELEELVCAICKDSVITGETAKELPCGHRYHGDCIVPWLGSRNSCPVCRFELATDDPEYEEERKSKPSNFSSSSSTAPASSEGCD is encoded by the coding sequence ATGGCGGAATCCCCAAACGGAACTCTGTCTCAATCTCAGCCTTCTGCAGGGTCTGACCCGGATTCGTTGCAGTACTGGTGCTATCACTGTGATAAACGGGTCTCCATTGAAACCATAGCGGATCTTCCTGATGTTATCTGCCACGAGTGCAAAAACGGCTTTGTGGAGTCCATCGCCGCCGTTGCTGCGCCTCATCCAGCCACAGAAGCGGCACCTGATCAGATCGACGAGGCTAATTTCAGCAATCAGTTCTTCCAAGTCCTTCGCCTAATCGCTCAGGCGGCGCGTGAGGACGACACGCCTCCTCCGCCGCCGTCCGAGCACGCGGATCCATCCGATGACGATTATCTCCGAGTTGAAATCGGAGGGTGGGACAACGGCGAcgaggatgaggatgaggacGAGGACGTGGAAGGGAGAAATGAGGATGAAGAAAATCAAGACCTAGATGACGAGAATCGAAACGAATCGGATGAGGAGGACGACGATGACGAAGGGGACGAGAATCACGGCGAGAGAGAGGAAGAGGATTTCCGGCGAAGGCAGCGCGATGTGCTCCGTCTTCGGCTTCGCGACCTCGCGGCTCGAGCTGCTAGCCGCCGCAATCGGATTCTCGATTGGGCGGAGATTCTGATGGGGCTGGAAGACAACTCAATTGAGTTCCGATTACAAGTTCCTGAGGGCGATGGCTACTTTGGAAACCCTGGCGATTACGTGGACGCTGCAGGCTACGAAGCCTTACTGCAAAACCTAGCTGAAAGTGATAATGGTGGAAGACGGGGAGCTCCGCCAGCTTCAAAAACCGCCATAGAAGCTTTGCCTACAGTCGTGATTAAAACCGAGCTGGAGGAACTGGTCTGTGCTATATGCAAAGATTCTGTAATCACAGGTGAAACGGCAAAGGAATTGCCGTGTGGTCATAGATATCATGGGGATTGTATAGTGCCATGGTTGGGTTCGAGGAATTCATGCCCTGTTTGTAGGTTTGAGTTAGCTACAGATGATCCCGAGTACGAAGAGGAAAGAAAGAGCAAACCTTCCAACTTTTCCTCCAGTTCTTCCACTGCTCCAGCTAGCAGTGAAGGATGTGATTGA
- the LOC116028407 gene encoding synaptotagmin-2-like, which translates to MGFISTIMGFFGFGIGISIGLAIGYFMFIYFQPTDVKDPDIRPLAEKDSKSLQKLLPEIPLWVKNPDFDRLDWLNKFIELMWPYLDKAICKQVKQIATPIIAEQIPKYKIESVEFEALTLGCLPPTFQGMKVYSTEEKELIMELGLKWAGNPNILVAIKAFGLKATAQVLDLQVFACPRITLKPLVPAFPCFAKILVSLMEKPHVDFGLKLLGADAMSIPGLYRVVQEIIKDQVANMYLWPKTLEVPIMDPSKASKRPVGILHVKVVKAMNLKKKDLLGSSDPYVKLKLTEDKLPRKKTSVKQRNLNPEWNEEFNFVVKDPQSQALDISVYDWEQIGTNEMMGINIVPLKDLTPEEPKVLTLNLLKTLDPNDPQNEKSRGQIVLEVMYKPFTDEEKANDADESGGEVEKAPEGTPAGGGLLVVIVHEAQDLEGKHHTNPFVRLLFKGEEKKTKTIKKNRDPRWEEDFQFMLEEPPTNDRLHVEVFSNSSRIGLLHPKESLGYVDIALADVVTNKRINERYHLIDSKNGRIQIELQWRTAAASS; encoded by the exons ATGGGGTTCATAAGCACTATAATGGGGTTTTTTGGGTTTGGAATTGGGATCTCAATTGGGCTTGCGATTGGGTACTTCATGTTCATCTACTTCCAGCCTACTGATGTTAAG GACCCTGATATTCGTCCTTTGGCCGAGAAAGATTCTAAGAGTCTTCAAAAGCTGCTGCCTGAGATACCCCTTTGGGTGAAAAATCCAGATTTTGATCGT CTTGATTGGCTTAATAAGTTTATTGAATTGATGTGGCCTTATTTGGACAAg GCAATTTGCAAGCAAGTGAAGCAGATAGCGACGCCTATAATAGCTGAGCAAATACCCAAGTACAAAATTGAGTCGGTTGAATTTGAAGCGCTTACTCTGGGCTGCCTGCCTCCTACTTTTCAAG GAATGAAAGTGTATTCCACTGAGGAGAAGGAACTGATAATGGAACTAGGCTTGAAGTGGGCAGGTAACCCTAACATCCTTGTTGCAATCAAGGCATTTGGACTCAAAGCCACTGCTCAG GTGCTTGACCTGCAAGTATTTGCTTGCCCGCGTATTACACTGAAGCCACTGGTTCCGGCCTTTCCATGTTTTGCAAAAATACTAGTTTCTCTCATGGAGAAG CCCCATGTTGACTTTGGACTGAAATTGCTGGGAGCTGATGCTATGTCTATTCCTGGCCTTTACCGAGTAGTTCAG GAAATTATTAAAGATCAGGTTGCAAATATGTACCTGTGGCCAAAAACTCTGGAGGTCCCAATAATGGATCCTTCCAA GGCAAGCAAGAGGCCGGTTGGAATTCTTCATGTGAAGGTTGTGAAGGCAATGAATCTGAAGAAGAAAGATCTTTTGGGGTCTTCGGACCCCTATGTCAAACTCAAGCTTACCGAGGATAAACTTCCTAGAAAGAAAACTAGTGTAAAGCAAAGAAACTTGAATCCCGAATGGAATGAGGAATTCAATTTTGTTGTTAAGGATCCGCAATCCCAAGCTTTAGACATTTCTGTCTATGACTGGGAACAG ATTGGTACAAATGAAATGATGGGCATAAATATTGTTCCTTTGAAAGATCTTACTCCTGAAGAACCTAAAGTCCTGACACTGAATCTTCTGAAAACCCTGGATCCGAATGATCCTCAAAACGAGAAGTCGCGAGGACAGATAGTTCTTGAAGTAATGTACAAGCCTTTTACAGATGAGGAAAAGGCAAATGATGCTGATGAGTCAGGAGGTGAAGTAGAGAAGGCTCCCGAAGGAACACCTGCCGGTGGTGGATTGCTAGTAGTCATCGTCCACGAAGCTCAGGACCTCGAAGGGAAGCACCACACGAATCCATTCGTTCGTTTGCTCTTCAAAGGAGAGGAGAAAAAAACTAAG ACTATCAAGAAAAACCGAGATCCTAGATGGGAAGAGGATTTTCAGTTCATGTTGGAGGAGCCACCTACTAATGACAGGCTTCATGTCGAAGTTTTTAGTAACTCATCTAGAATCGGTCTGCTGCATCCTAAG GAGTCTCTGGGATATGTGGATATAGCTCTGGCTGATGTAGTGACCAATAAGAGAATTAATGAGCGATACCACCTCATTGACTCCAAGAATGGTCGCATCCAAATTGAGCTACAATGGAGAACTGCTGCTGCATCTTCTTGA